In Dolichospermum flos-aquae CCAP 1403/13F, the following proteins share a genomic window:
- a CDS encoding class I SAM-dependent methyltransferase, which produces MSDSQVSAAVAKLYDTYPFPPEPILDEPPPGYNWRWNWLAAYNFCTGRKPQKQDIRILDAGCGSGVGTEYLVHLNPQAQVVGIDLSAGTLEVAKKRCQSSGADRVEFHHLSIYDVDKIPGEFELINCVGVLHHLPDPIRGIEALAKKLAPGGLMHIFVYGELGRWEIQLMQKAIALLQGNKKGDYRDGVQVGRQIFASLPENNRIVKREKERWAMENQRDECFADMYVHPQETDYNIDTLFALIEASGLDFVGFSNPSFWQLETLLEKAPELIERAKELSKRELYRLIELLNPEVTHYEFFLSRPPLTKTDWSADNTLLAAIPELNPCIDGFPSQCLFNYDYQIINLSTAEFEFMQKCGNNATVAEILAQVELDLDRVRHLLKQQLLLLTPGERV; this is translated from the coding sequence ATGTCCGATTCCCAAGTAAGTGCTGCTGTTGCGAAACTCTACGATACCTATCCATTCCCCCCAGAACCCATTCTGGACGAACCACCACCAGGATATAATTGGCGTTGGAATTGGTTAGCTGCTTATAACTTCTGCACAGGTAGAAAACCACAAAAGCAAGATATCCGCATCTTAGATGCTGGTTGTGGTTCGGGAGTGGGAACAGAATATTTAGTACATCTCAACCCACAAGCGCAGGTAGTGGGAATAGATTTAAGTGCTGGTACATTGGAAGTAGCAAAAAAACGCTGTCAAAGTTCCGGCGCTGACCGTGTAGAATTTCATCATCTGAGTATTTATGATGTGGATAAGATACCAGGAGAATTTGAATTAATTAATTGCGTTGGTGTGCTTCATCATTTACCAGATCCCATTCGGGGTATTGAAGCATTAGCGAAAAAACTCGCCCCCGGTGGACTAATGCACATTTTTGTGTATGGAGAATTGGGAAGATGGGAAATACAACTCATGCAAAAAGCGATCGCTCTCCTCCAAGGTAACAAAAAAGGCGACTATCGTGATGGTGTCCAAGTCGGACGACAAATCTTCGCTTCTCTACCAGAAAATAACCGCATTGTCAAGCGCGAAAAAGAAAGATGGGCAATGGAAAACCAGCGAGATGAATGTTTCGCTGATATGTACGTCCATCCTCAAGAAACTGATTACAATATTGATACACTATTTGCATTAATAGAAGCTTCCGGTTTAGACTTTGTAGGTTTTTCTAATCCTAGTTTTTGGCAACTGGAAACTCTTTTAGAAAAAGCACCGGAGTTAATTGAAAGAGCAAAAGAATTAAGTAAAAGAGAACTTTACCGATTGATAGAATTACTGAATCCAGAAGTTACCCATTACGAATTTTTCCTCAGTCGTCCTCCACTCACTAAAACAGACTGGTCAGCAGATAACACATTACTAGCAGCTATTCCTGAACTTAACCCTTGCATAGATGGGTTTCCCAGTCAATGCTTATTTAACTATGATTATCAAATTATTAATTTATCAACAGCAGAATTTGAATTTATGCAAAAATGTGGTAACAATGCCACAGTGGCTGAAATTTTAGCCCAAGTCGAGCTAGACTTAGACCGAGTAAGACATCTCCTCAAACAACAACTACTCTTACTAACCCCCGGCGAGAGGGTGTAA
- a CDS encoding ATP synthase subunit I: protein MYSHLILAVLVSSLVSLSEESIAPTQTTQQDEKSGFAQTEPVSSSMQEFYQLYQKLLVITLVLTGIIFISVWIFYSLNIALNYLIGACTGVVYLKMLANDVERLSGEKQSLSKNRFALIMIPIILASQWHQLHILPIFLGFLTYKATLLIYIVQTGFIPEA from the coding sequence ATGTACAGTCATCTCATATTAGCTGTACTGGTTTCAAGTCTCGTGAGCTTGTCAGAAGAATCAATTGCACCGACTCAGACAACACAACAAGATGAGAAATCTGGTTTTGCTCAAACAGAACCGGTAAGCTCTTCCATGCAAGAGTTCTATCAACTTTATCAGAAGTTGCTAGTCATCACACTTGTGTTGACGGGGATTATTTTTATCTCTGTGTGGATTTTTTATTCCTTAAACATAGCCCTAAATTATTTGATTGGGGCGTGTACAGGTGTGGTTTACTTAAAAATGCTGGCTAACGATGTCGAGAGACTTAGTGGTGAAAAACAGAGTTTGAGTAAAAATCGTTTTGCTCTGATCATGATACCGATTATATTGGCGAGTCAATGGCATCAGCTACATATTCTACCTATATTCTTGGGGTTTCTCACCTACAAAGCTACCCTCCTCATCTATATTGTGCAAACTGGATTCATTCCTGAAGCTTAA
- the nagZ gene encoding beta-N-acetylhexosaminidase, giving the protein MSISQLSQSFGNHLILGISGTSLNDDDKRALNELKPIGVIFFAKNFLDGVPYPVWLEKFKTLIDEVHQYSERDSIFTTLDHEGGRVVRTPLPITRFPYAYLLQSHAYEVAKATALELKSLGINLSWSPVADIFSNPQNPIIGSRAFGNTPQTASEGAREYYRGLREEGILGSAKHFPGHGDTSTDSHLELPILNLSREDLRNRELIPFQTLIQDKIPLIMTAHILFPQIDPEVPATLSKIILNDILRKELGFEGVIVSDDLDMKAVSEIFMQSGTVARAFHAGCDLFIVSRNINSSSLERTYKIAEDFSASLNNGSLDAGVVEAARERVEKLLRITPQYPVSTLDKETLVKNAELAISCCL; this is encoded by the coding sequence TTTGGTAATCACCTAATTCTGGGTATTTCTGGGACAAGTTTAAATGATGATGATAAACGGGCGTTAAATGAATTAAAACCGATTGGTGTTATCTTTTTTGCTAAAAACTTTCTTGACGGTGTACCATATCCAGTCTGGTTAGAAAAGTTTAAAACCCTCATTGACGAAGTTCACCAATATTCTGAACGCGACTCCATTTTTACTACTTTAGATCATGAAGGTGGGCGAGTTGTGCGGACACCTTTACCAATTACTCGCTTTCCTTACGCTTATTTATTGCAATCTCATGCTTATGAAGTTGCCAAAGCCACAGCTTTAGAATTAAAATCTCTGGGAATTAATCTTTCTTGGTCTCCGGTTGCGGATATTTTCTCTAATCCCCAAAACCCAATTATTGGAAGTCGTGCATTTGGAAATACACCGCAAACCGCTAGTGAAGGTGCGCGGGAATATTACCGAGGATTGCGGGAAGAGGGCATTTTAGGTTCTGCTAAACACTTTCCTGGCCATGGAGATACTAGCACTGATTCCCATTTGGAGTTACCAATATTAAATTTGAGTCGGGAAGATTTGCGAAACCGGGAATTGATTCCTTTTCAAACATTAATTCAGGACAAAATTCCGTTAATTATGACGGCGCATATTTTGTTTCCGCAAATTGATCCAGAAGTGCCAGCAACCTTATCTAAAATCATTTTAAATGATATTTTGCGGAAAGAGTTAGGTTTTGAAGGTGTGATAGTTTCCGATGATTTAGACATGAAAGCTGTCTCGGAAATTTTTATGCAATCGGGAACAGTTGCGCGGGCTTTTCATGCTGGTTGTGATTTGTTTATAGTTTCTCGTAATATCAATTCTTCTTCTTTAGAACGAACATATAAAATAGCTGAAGATTTTTCTGCTAGTTTGAATAATGGTAGTTTAGATGCAGGAGTTGTGGAAGCTGCACGGGAGAGGGTGGAAAAGTTATTGCGGATAACTCCTCAATATCCGGTTTCGACTCTTGATAAGGAGACCTTGGTGAAGAATGCGGAATTAGCTATTAGTTGTTGTTTGTAA
- a CDS encoding Eco57I restriction-modification methylase domain-containing protein codes for MSSFEQFQNDFFNIFNNQNFYEGKTYLEYIAEPQTNDEDNIVDTKIVLPLLLALGFDSGDIAKNTTGNAKDSSRPDFEVKLASGNIRCFLVEDKNTAYNLKRSDPLQQLRGYATSRGYELGLICNGKLLLGYDFSNPSYPNPVLHLDIQKIIETYHSTGIENLTIEQNQDLKSLYRRFNQQSFENIENFIQDLSKPENEWLNCAKSQDNTPNFDELLIADLKQAINLLEEDVLYQLQLSLEEYDQYCQAKYLPNSIDKINISENETITKTLEGLRNKIKNHLRVYGVLEVGEFSDAGEKLIEFAEKPQGSIHDFEQIFLDKLRNAQARKQAQKDKKPSKNQKVVQLDLIPNISESKQEELGIKIADENKIKKLDHTKLSEILKEYYRIVLDWKAWEANQNLTHANAIKIHQYFISWRNLVSKTILQGADEDKLKTEFARQTAYVYVTRLLIVRICEDKKLINRKFSNGGFKYWKEEVEPRYLDLAQGMSMDYLLEMSYRSAQNIYTHFFNNADLFNWYRINSNTLIKVLHILNGFNLQQIDSDIIGMVYGRYVEEGKHEQGRYFTPKPVVEYILDCIGYKSDNPDIRDKKLLDPAGGSGSFLVHAARRLIDSYRSRRTNTIPVENVPAIIQQVKNCLFCLDINPFACYLAETNLLIQVIDLLKQAKEADKLKDCTIDRFNVYNTDSLLLAKSQEIRTTLLNPILDLELSTVAQIKTQTGMFADGFDFVVANPPYVKADEPGADIYRREIESSGQFETLHEKWDLFVPFIELSCKATKDLGKVGLIVSRGIQTNNYGELLREYIAKNLTINQVDFFNNVRIFSDAVVNNTVLFLEKISPGDDHQVKRVLHTGSFTQIQEINPLNQSEYQGKVFRQFVVNDNFEDVTYLEDICYCTVGMVLNADETKAKGAFKKDILLSSQVDKIHSKKYIDGENIIRELAIDNIRYLEWDTERVPGQIRRATIPELYNYPKILFGMTSFPTYDRGIAEGDGFYVPDSVRICVRWDDVYKVKRLEKEKRQMYELSKKRQKLIGDGKGKKLQIYQYAEEKIKIAEKFDLRYIAAILASSFGKRFLLLNNRDENIMSVNSETQIAKSRIYPDDLKEFPIKNISLEEQQPFIDYVNHLIESNWNLYTLTQLGHKIKFDYSDSDPTIEVNFCQVFESLNLPCWNFLNAEPHRFEIIGERGQTITKIKIKDNKLLNVRQEKIKDNKLLTVRQELIFSESTIVLEFLKIYLQQYEKRDLTWTDLIQEGKIPKTDEYIQQIFDQCTRLQTAITDTISDIRSTYKELDEMVSQLYKH; via the coding sequence ATGTCTAGTTTTGAGCAGTTTCAAAATGATTTCTTCAATATTTTCAATAATCAGAACTTCTATGAAGGCAAAACTTATTTAGAATATATTGCCGAACCACAAACTAATGATGAAGATAACATTGTTGATACTAAAATAGTTTTGCCATTGCTGCTTGCTTTAGGTTTTGATTCAGGAGATATAGCTAAAAATACGACAGGTAATGCTAAAGATAGTAGCCGTCCAGATTTTGAAGTAAAATTAGCAAGTGGAAATATTCGATGTTTTCTAGTTGAGGATAAAAATACTGCATATAATCTTAAAAGATCTGATCCATTACAACAATTACGTGGTTATGCAACGAGTCGAGGTTATGAACTGGGATTAATTTGTAATGGTAAGTTGCTATTAGGTTATGATTTTTCTAACCCAAGTTATCCGAATCCTGTTTTACATCTTGATATTCAGAAAATTATAGAAACTTATCATTCAACTGGAATTGAAAATTTAACAATTGAACAAAATCAAGACTTAAAAAGTTTATATCGTAGATTTAATCAGCAAAGTTTTGAAAATATTGAGAATTTCATTCAAGACTTGAGTAAACCTGAAAATGAATGGTTGAATTGTGCAAAATCTCAAGATAATACTCCTAACTTTGATGAATTATTAATTGCAGACCTCAAACAAGCTATTAATCTTTTAGAAGAAGATGTTTTATATCAATTGCAATTATCACTGGAAGAATATGATCAATATTGTCAAGCTAAATATTTACCCAATAGTATTGATAAAATAAATATATCAGAAAATGAAACAATAACTAAAACTTTAGAAGGTTTACGGAATAAAATTAAAAATCATCTAAGAGTGTATGGAGTTCTAGAAGTTGGAGAATTTTCTGATGCTGGTGAAAAATTAATTGAATTTGCCGAAAAACCACAAGGTTCGATTCACGATTTTGAACAAATATTTTTAGATAAATTAAGAAATGCTCAAGCCAGAAAACAAGCTCAAAAAGATAAAAAACCTAGTAAAAATCAAAAGGTAGTGCAATTAGATTTAATTCCTAATATTTCCGAATCAAAACAAGAAGAACTAGGAATTAAAATTGCTGATGAAAATAAAATTAAAAAACTTGACCACACTAAGCTAAGTGAAATTTTAAAAGAATATTATAGAATTGTTTTGGATTGGAAAGCATGGGAAGCCAATCAAAATTTAACTCATGCAAATGCAATTAAAATACATCAATATTTTATATCTTGGCGTAATTTAGTTAGTAAAACCATTTTACAAGGTGCGGATGAAGATAAATTAAAAACAGAATTTGCTCGACAAACTGCTTATGTTTATGTCACTCGTCTTTTAATTGTCAGAATTTGTGAAGACAAGAAATTAATTAATCGTAAATTCTCTAATGGAGGGTTTAAATATTGGAAAGAAGAAGTTGAACCGCGATATTTAGATTTAGCGCAAGGAATGTCAATGGATTATCTTTTAGAAATGTCCTATCGTTCTGCTCAAAATATCTATACTCACTTCTTTAATAATGCTGATTTATTTAATTGGTATCGGATAAATTCCAATACTTTAATTAAAGTTTTGCACATCCTGAATGGGTTTAACTTACAACAAATTGATAGTGATATTATTGGGATGGTTTATGGTAGATATGTTGAAGAAGGAAAACATGAACAGGGTAGATATTTTACACCAAAACCAGTAGTTGAATATATTCTAGACTGCATAGGATATAAATCTGATAATCCTGATATTCGTGACAAAAAGTTATTAGACCCCGCAGGAGGTTCTGGGAGCTTTTTAGTTCATGCTGCGCGTCGTTTGATTGATTCCTATCGTTCACGGAGAACAAACACAATTCCCGTTGAAAATGTTCCTGCTATTATTCAACAGGTGAAAAATTGCCTATTTTGTTTAGATATTAATCCGTTTGCTTGTTATTTAGCCGAAACAAATTTATTAATTCAAGTGATTGATTTACTAAAACAAGCGAAAGAAGCAGATAAATTAAAAGACTGTACTATTGATAGATTTAATGTTTATAATACAGATTCTCTTTTATTAGCAAAATCGCAAGAAATTAGAACTACATTACTCAACCCTATTCTTGATTTAGAACTTTCTACGGTTGCTCAAATCAAAACACAAACAGGAATGTTTGCAGATGGTTTTGATTTTGTAGTTGCTAATCCTCCTTATGTTAAAGCTGATGAACCTGGAGCAGATATTTATCGTCGAGAAATCGAAAGTTCTGGACAATTTGAAACACTTCATGAAAAGTGGGATCTTTTTGTTCCATTTATTGAACTTTCTTGTAAAGCTACTAAGGATTTAGGTAAAGTTGGTTTGATTGTTTCTAGGGGTATTCAAACTAATAATTATGGAGAGTTACTCCGAGAATATATTGCTAAAAATCTCACTATTAATCAAGTAGATTTTTTTAATAATGTGCGAATTTTCTCTGATGCTGTTGTTAATAATACGGTTCTTTTTTTAGAAAAGATTTCACCAGGAGATGATCATCAGGTAAAAAGAGTTTTACACACTGGTTCATTTACACAAATTCAAGAAATTAATCCTTTGAATCAATCTGAATATCAAGGAAAAGTATTTAGACAGTTTGTAGTTAATGATAATTTTGAAGATGTTACATATTTAGAAGATATTTGTTATTGTACTGTAGGAATGGTTTTGAATGCTGATGAAACCAAAGCTAAAGGAGCATTTAAAAAAGATATTCTTTTAAGTTCACAAGTAGATAAAATTCATTCTAAGAAATATATTGATGGAGAAAATATTATTAGAGAACTAGCAATTGATAATATTCGTTATCTGGAATGGGATACTGAAAGAGTTCCTGGACAAATTCGTAGAGCAACAATTCCTGAATTATATAATTATCCTAAAATTTTATTTGGAATGACTTCATTTCCCACCTATGATCGAGGAATAGCAGAAGGAGATGGATTTTACGTTCCTGATAGCGTGAGAATTTGTGTAAGATGGGATGATGTTTATAAAGTTAAGCGTTTAGAGAAAGAAAAAAGACAGATGTATGAGCTTTCTAAAAAGCGTCAAAAACTTATTGGTGATGGAAAAGGTAAGAAATTACAAATTTATCAATATGCAGAAGAGAAAATAAAAATAGCAGAAAAATTTGATTTAAGATATATTGCTGCTATTCTTGCATCTAGTTTTGGTAAACGCTTTTTACTATTAAACAATCGTGATGAAAATATTATGAGTGTCAATAGTGAAACTCAAATAGCTAAAAGTCGTATATATCCTGATGATTTGAAAGAATTTCCCATTAAAAATATTTCTTTAGAAGAACAACAGCCATTTATTGATTATGTTAATCATTTAATAGAATCGAATTGGAATTTATATACATTGACACAATTAGGACATAAAATTAAGTTCGATTATAGTGATAGTGATCCAACAATCGAAGTTAATTTTTGCCAAGTTTTTGAAAGTCTAAATTTACCTTGTTGGAATTTTTTAAACGCCGAACCGCACAGATTTGAAATTATCGGTGAGCGTGGTCAAACTATCACAAAAATAAAAATTAAAGATAATAAACTTCTAAATGTTCGTCAAGAAAAAATTAAAGATAACAAACTTCTAACTGTTCGTCAAGAATTAATATTCTCAGAAAGTACAATTGTTTTAGAATTTCTGAAAATTTATCTTCAACAATATGAAAAACGGGACTTAACTTGGACAGATTTAATCCAGGAAGGTAAAATACCTAAAACAGATGAATATATCCAGCAAATATTCGATCAATGTACTCGTTTACAAACAGCAATAACTGATACCATTTCTGATATTCGTTCAACATACAAAGAATTGGATGAGATGGTAAGTCAGTTATATAAACATTAG
- a CDS encoding Imm30 family immunity protein → MNQNNLLATLQENRLMQTEEQVTNFENALTEIAESPDENKLSAYHLILDDQCQQPEVMFSLIHFLESFDMEKQITAFIHVVPQLMITAPEWTRIIHNRILNDVSACGVYRHGLELINRKNPHHFIYDLLEESVINQINYHIEAPRGILVGELAEPHSLTRLPS, encoded by the coding sequence ATGAATCAAAATAATTTATTGGCAACCTTGCAAGAAAATCGCTTAATGCAAACAGAAGAACAAGTTACAAATTTTGAAAATGCTTTAACTGAAATAGCTGAAAGTCCTGATGAAAATAAATTATCTGCCTATCATCTAATTTTAGATGATCAATGTCAACAGCCAGAAGTGATGTTTAGCTTAATTCATTTTCTGGAATCTTTTGATATGGAAAAACAAATTACAGCATTTATTCATGTTGTGCCTCAATTAATGATAACAGCACCAGAATGGACGAGAATTATTCACAACCGGATTTTAAATGATGTATCAGCGTGCGGAGTTTATCGTCACGGTTTAGAATTAATAAATCGTAAAAACCCTCATCATTTTATCTATGATCTGTTAGAAGAAAGTGTTATTAATCAAATAAATTATCATATAGAAGCACCTCGTGGTATTTTAGTAGGAGAACTAGCAGAACCTCATTCTTTGACAAGACTTCCTTCTTGA
- the atpE gene encoding ATP synthase F0 subunit C, translating into MDPIVQAASVLAAALAIGLSSIGPGLGQGNAAGQAVEGIARQPEAEGKIRGTLLLTLAFMESLTIYGLVIALVLLFANPFA; encoded by the coding sequence ATGGATCCAATCGTACAAGCTGCTTCAGTTCTAGCTGCTGCTCTCGCTATCGGTTTATCTTCAATTGGGCCTGGTCTTGGTCAAGGTAATGCAGCAGGTCAAGCAGTAGAAGGTATTGCCCGTCAGCCTGAAGCAGAAGGCAAAATTCGCGGCACACTACTTTTAACCTTAGCCTTCATGGAATCCTTGACAATTTACGGTTTGGTAATTGCCTTGGTATTGCTATTCGCTAACCCTTTTGCCTAA
- the atpB gene encoding F0F1 ATP synthase subunit A, which translates to MLSVLNAFNAFPLAELEVGHHFLWQLGSLKIHGQVFLTSWFVIATLVIASLAATKNVQKIPSGIQNFMEYALEFIRDIAKNQIGEKEYRPWVPFIGTLFLFIFVSNWSGALIPWKLIKLPAGELAAPTNDINTTVALALLTSLAYFYAGFSKKGLGYFKKYIEPTPVLLPIAILEDFTKPLSLSFRLFGNILADELVVGVLVLLVPLFVPLPVMALGLFTSAIQALVFATLAGAYIHEALEGHGEEEHEEH; encoded by the coding sequence ATGCTTAGTGTATTAAACGCTTTTAACGCTTTTCCCCTCGCCGAATTAGAAGTAGGTCATCACTTCTTGTGGCAACTGGGCAGTCTCAAAATACATGGGCAAGTATTTCTCACCTCATGGTTTGTGATTGCTACACTAGTAATAGCATCACTAGCTGCCACCAAAAACGTCCAAAAAATTCCTAGCGGCATCCAAAATTTCATGGAATATGCCCTAGAATTTATTCGGGACATAGCGAAAAACCAAATCGGAGAGAAAGAATATCGCCCCTGGGTACCATTTATTGGTACGCTATTCTTGTTTATCTTCGTATCAAATTGGTCAGGAGCATTAATTCCCTGGAAGCTAATCAAATTGCCTGCTGGTGAACTAGCTGCTCCTACCAACGACATCAATACAACCGTCGCATTGGCATTGCTCACATCCTTGGCGTATTTCTACGCTGGATTTAGTAAGAAAGGTCTAGGCTACTTTAAGAAATATATTGAGCCAACACCCGTTCTTTTGCCAATTGCTATTCTCGAAGATTTCACCAAGCCTCTCTCCCTAAGCTTCCGTCTATTTGGAAATATATTGGCGGATGAATTAGTTGTGGGTGTATTGGTATTACTCGTGCCTCTCTTTGTGCCTTTGCCAGTAATGGCTTTGGGTTTATTTACTAGTGCCATTCAAGCCCTCGTATTTGCGACCCTAGCCGGGGCATATATTCATGAAGCCTTAGAGGGACACGGTGAAGAAGAACATGAGGAGCATTAA